In Polynucleobacter sp. TUM22923, one genomic interval encodes:
- a CDS encoding 4a-hydroxytetrahydrobiopterin dehydratase yields MSKPSILPVDFNFLEAVPDWHLASSGQEISREFTFKSFKSAFAFMTLSADFAEELNHHPDWTNCWNKVSVRLSTHDLQGLTKLDITMACAMDQFARDIANQN; encoded by the coding sequence ATGTCAAAACCTAGCATCTTGCCAGTAGATTTTAATTTTTTAGAGGCTGTGCCAGATTGGCACTTAGCTTCGAGCGGTCAGGAGATCTCTCGTGAATTTACTTTTAAGAGCTTTAAAAGTGCCTTTGCATTCATGACGCTCAGCGCAGACTTTGCTGAAGAGCTCAATCACCACCCAGATTGGACTAATTGCTGGAATAAGGTCAGCGTCCGGTTGAGTACCCATGATCTTCAGGGGTTGACTAAGCTCGATATCACCATGGCTTGCGCCATGGATCAATTTGCTCGAGATATCGCTAATCAGAATTAA
- a CDS encoding peptidyl-prolyl cis-trans isomerase: MKSLILQLALAIPLSFATLGTAFAQGALPVSAAASVNGTIISNDTVEQGIQAALAQGQTDSPELRQAVLGKLIEISLLSQQAEKDGLANSDKANRQLAMIRQNYLADLELATYISKNPVTEADMQAEYNREIASLGSQGMIVEYKVSDIAVATESDAQAALARIKKGEAFDKVAKSVSLAPNKVQGGAVGWVQAGQTLPQIANLLSSMAKGQVSPVPIKMPQGWSLIKLEDKRTSKPPSFEQAKAAIRNGMIQKKQFEFLSQLRQSATIIIQ, encoded by the coding sequence ATGAAATCACTCATCCTTCAGTTAGCCTTAGCGATCCCCCTTTCATTTGCCACATTAGGCACGGCATTTGCTCAGGGAGCACTACCAGTCAGTGCGGCCGCTTCTGTCAATGGCACGATTATTTCCAATGACACGGTAGAGCAGGGTATACAAGCGGCTTTGGCACAAGGCCAGACAGATTCTCCAGAATTAAGACAGGCTGTATTAGGAAAGTTGATTGAGATTTCACTGCTTTCTCAGCAAGCGGAGAAGGATGGCTTGGCGAATTCAGATAAAGCCAATCGTCAACTAGCGATGATTCGCCAGAATTATTTGGCGGACTTAGAGTTGGCTACTTATATTTCAAAGAATCCAGTGACTGAAGCAGACATGCAGGCTGAGTACAACCGAGAGATTGCTTCCTTGGGTTCGCAGGGCATGATTGTTGAATACAAAGTGAGTGATATTGCCGTTGCTACTGAGTCTGATGCGCAAGCGGCTTTAGCCAGAATTAAAAAAGGGGAAGCATTTGATAAGGTGGCTAAAAGCGTTTCACTGGCACCAAATAAGGTTCAGGGTGGCGCGGTTGGTTGGGTTCAAGCAGGCCAGACTCTGCCACAAATTGCCAATTTATTAAGCTCGATGGCTAAGGGGCAAGTTTCACCAGTTCCCATTAAGATGCCACAGGGCTGGTCTTTAATTAAGCTTGAAGACAAAAGAACTAGTAAACCACCAAGCTTTGAGCAAGCTAAAGCGGCTATTCGCAATGGCATGATCCAAAAGAAACAGTTTGAATTTTTATCCCAATTGCGTCAAAGCGCCACAATTATTATTCAGTAA
- a CDS encoding phasin family protein, with translation MIQKNAKKVMDAAQAVGRVALTSTQEIAQLNQQASQELSTRLQAKVADLMKTQDPKAAFEFVHAQVLQDAAKEVTQYQAKLCQALASSNQELVKIAESMIKESQQDLIHFVNEATQNAPAGSEPYHSIFKGSFSSALQNFELIRAAMADSFGSFEKSVQNMSNIAGTQKDANPKARSKK, from the coding sequence ATGATTCAGAAGAACGCAAAAAAGGTAATGGATGCAGCGCAGGCGGTGGGTCGGGTAGCTTTGACTAGTACCCAAGAAATTGCACAATTAAATCAACAGGCCTCTCAGGAACTCTCTACTCGCCTGCAGGCGAAAGTAGCTGATTTGATGAAAACCCAAGATCCTAAGGCTGCTTTTGAGTTTGTGCATGCACAGGTATTGCAAGACGCTGCTAAAGAAGTGACGCAGTACCAGGCTAAGTTATGTCAGGCTTTAGCGAGTAGTAATCAAGAGTTGGTCAAGATTGCTGAGTCAATGATTAAAGAATCGCAGCAAGATTTAATTCATTTTGTAAATGAAGCTACTCAAAATGCTCCGGCAGGTAGTGAACCCTACCACTCAATATTTAAGGGCTCCTTTAGTAGTGCATTGCAAAACTTTGAATTGATTCGCGCTGCTATGGCCGACTCATTTGGCAGCTTTGAAAAGAGTGTCCAGAATATGAGTAATATTGCAGGCACTCAAAAAGACGCAAATCCTAAGGCTCGAAGTAAAAAATAA
- a CDS encoding DUF6671 family protein — MNLFSNRTASLLTKHGKEVVIAPEMLALTGCQVQHTDAYDTDQLGTFTRETPRYGTQLDAARKKAVIGMDLLSSKLGLANEGAFVTDPYTGVIPWNNELVVLLDHQHQLEIIGFSSAPAQSNSGYLNHWEELIKFSESALFPSHHLVIKPTDEHHPQSRKGIKNLIELKEAFEWAQAHSTKGMVFVENDLRAFANPTRMENIRKATLDLIQKMNSVCPQCQTPGYWIKDIQRGLPCNACGLPTEQEIAKIWGCLKCDHQHIEGMKVLKFADPSRCSHCNP; from the coding sequence ATGAATTTATTTTCTAATCGGACCGCCAGCTTACTCACCAAGCATGGCAAAGAAGTGGTGATTGCCCCTGAAATGCTTGCGCTCACCGGCTGTCAAGTCCAGCATACCGATGCCTATGACACTGATCAGTTAGGTACATTCACTCGTGAAACGCCTAGATACGGAACGCAGCTTGATGCTGCTCGCAAGAAAGCCGTCATCGGCATGGATCTACTTAGCAGCAAGCTAGGCCTAGCAAATGAAGGTGCCTTTGTTACTGACCCTTATACCGGTGTGATCCCTTGGAATAATGAACTCGTAGTGCTATTGGATCACCAGCATCAATTGGAGATCATTGGCTTTTCTAGTGCGCCCGCTCAAAGTAATAGCGGCTATCTCAATCATTGGGAGGAGCTCATCAAGTTTTCTGAATCCGCCCTCTTTCCATCGCATCACTTGGTCATCAAACCAACGGATGAACACCATCCCCAATCTCGCAAGGGCATTAAAAACCTCATCGAGTTAAAAGAGGCTTTTGAGTGGGCTCAAGCGCACTCGACTAAAGGCATGGTCTTTGTAGAAAATGATTTAAGGGCTTTTGCTAACCCCACACGGATGGAGAATATTCGTAAAGCTACTTTGGATCTCATTCAGAAAATGAATTCTGTTTGTCCACAATGTCAGACTCCAGGCTATTGGATTAAAGACATCCAGCGGGGCCTCCCTTGCAATGCCTGTGGACTACCAACTGAACAAGAGATAGCAAAGATATGGGGATGCCTCAAGTGTGACCATCAACATATTGAAGGCATGAAGGTACTAAAATTTGCAGATCCATCGCGCTGCAGCCACTGCAATCCTTAA
- a CDS encoding sodium-dependent bicarbonate transport family permease translates to MTNFLDPAILFFIFGVFAGTVKSNLEIPQPISRFLSLYLLMALGLKGGFALHKSGFTTEIGLSLGLAILLAIVIPIIGYWILRKKLNAFDSAAIAATYGSVSAVTFITATQYLDHLNLAYGGHMAAAMALMESPAIIFAIIMANKARAAHPSSQSTQQPATGLSKVLHESFTDGAQLLLLGSMIVGLMSGDAGQKLMAPFSIDLFKGMLAFFLLDMGLMAARNFSGLKGKPPITLLYAIGSPLAHALLALVFCRLLGLPLGDTVLLMVLASSASYIAVPAVLRHALPEVNPALYMGMSLGLTFPFNIMIGIPLYTWIAKQLL, encoded by the coding sequence ATGACTAATTTTCTCGATCCCGCAATTTTATTTTTCATCTTTGGCGTCTTTGCAGGCACCGTCAAATCCAATCTAGAAATTCCACAACCTATTTCCCGATTTTTATCGCTCTATCTATTAATGGCCCTGGGTTTAAAGGGTGGATTTGCCCTCCACAAATCGGGCTTCACTACGGAAATCGGACTCTCATTAGGCTTGGCCATACTGTTAGCGATAGTGATTCCGATAATTGGTTATTGGATTCTACGAAAAAAATTAAATGCTTTTGATTCAGCTGCGATTGCCGCTACCTATGGATCCGTCAGTGCCGTCACATTTATTACTGCCACCCAATATTTAGATCACTTAAATCTTGCCTATGGTGGCCACATGGCTGCTGCGATGGCGCTTATGGAGTCTCCAGCAATTATCTTCGCCATCATCATGGCTAACAAAGCCAGAGCTGCCCACCCATCCAGTCAAAGTACCCAACAGCCAGCCACTGGATTATCTAAGGTATTACATGAGTCATTTACTGATGGCGCACAGCTACTACTTCTGGGATCAATGATAGTAGGCCTGATGAGTGGCGACGCCGGTCAAAAGCTGATGGCCCCATTTTCGATTGATCTATTTAAGGGAATGCTCGCTTTTTTCCTATTAGACATGGGGCTGATGGCAGCCAGAAATTTCAGCGGTCTCAAAGGAAAGCCACCGATTACTTTGCTATATGCCATAGGCTCACCTCTCGCTCATGCGCTCTTAGCTCTCGTATTCTGTAGGTTGTTAGGCTTACCACTCGGAGATACCGTTCTACTCATGGTGCTCGCCTCTAGCGCTTCTTATATTGCGGTCCCTGCAGTGTTACGGCATGCTCTGCCTGAAGTCAACCCAGCCTTATATATGGGCATGTCTTTAGGGTTAACTTTTCCGTTCAATATCATGATTGGTATTCCGCTATACACTTGGATTGCTAAACAGCTTTTATAG
- a CDS encoding LysR family transcriptional regulator: MTMPYNYRHLYYFWVVAKEGSMSKAAERLDMAIQTISAQVHELEKSLGFLLFKPAGRGITLTESGFAALEIADQIFSLGERLPEAVRDAAKAPKQKITVGVSDGLPKLITRQLLEPILQMKEIHLIVHEGEFDDLLADLALHRLDIILSDRPAPNNKNLNVYSEELTKSAISWYGSEKWSKAVKGTFPDCLNHLPILLPTSHSMVRFLIDQWFIKNNIIPNVVGEFEDSALLKTFAASGMGVFPAVNLVQKELRETYHIEALGHCSDIYEYFYAIRSEKKIANPLVEAIIKRSSL, translated from the coding sequence ATGACCATGCCCTATAACTATCGACACTTGTACTACTTCTGGGTAGTGGCCAAGGAAGGCAGTATGTCCAAGGCTGCTGAGCGTCTAGATATGGCCATTCAGACGATCAGCGCACAGGTTCATGAGCTAGAAAAGTCGCTAGGTTTCCTTTTATTTAAGCCTGCAGGGCGGGGTATTACGCTGACGGAGTCCGGTTTTGCCGCTTTAGAAATCGCTGATCAGATTTTTTCACTAGGCGAGAGGCTGCCTGAGGCAGTGAGGGATGCCGCTAAAGCCCCCAAACAAAAAATTACCGTTGGGGTATCCGATGGTTTACCAAAGCTCATTACTCGTCAATTACTTGAACCTATTCTACAAATGAAGGAAATTCACCTCATTGTCCATGAGGGTGAATTTGATGATTTATTGGCAGACCTTGCATTACATCGGCTCGATATTATTTTGTCAGATCGCCCTGCGCCCAATAACAAAAACCTCAATGTTTACAGTGAAGAGCTAACTAAATCTGCTATCTCTTGGTATGGTTCTGAAAAATGGTCAAAAGCAGTAAAGGGTACATTTCCAGACTGCTTAAATCACCTGCCTATTTTGCTTCCCACATCCCATTCGATGGTTCGATTTTTGATCGACCAATGGTTTATCAAAAATAACATCATCCCGAATGTAGTGGGCGAATTTGAAGATAGCGCTCTACTAAAAACCTTTGCCGCTAGTGGTATGGGTGTTTTTCCTGCAGTTAATCTAGTGCAAAAAGAATTGAGGGAAACTTATCACATTGAAGCACTAGGCCACTGCAGCGATATTTATGAATATTTCTACGCCATTAGATCTGAGAAAAAAATTGCCAACCCACTCGTAGAAGCCATCATCAAAAGATCGTCACTCTGA